A single window of Chloracidobacterium thermophilum B DNA harbors:
- a CDS encoding PIG-L family deacetylase, which produces MRLPLTVIWLLWLVAGGVCPLFPAAHAQVRGYDAPGLVGLQLQLRRLPTTASVLHIGAHPDDEDSALIARLARGDGARVGYLSLTRGEGGQNILGPEQGEALGVIRTEELLQARALDGGEQFFTRAFDFGFSKTREETEAKWNAMHGPDAILQDVVKVIRRFKPLVIVSRWGGTPRDGHGHHQYCGYLTRLAFAKAGDPDWHPELGPAWQVQKLYVSADVAPPDNPHPPLKIPTGIYDPVLGRTYFQVAMHGRSQHKSQEMGALEPEGEQFSQVKLVESRVPTDPANEKSLFDGLDTSLCSLVEASAPEEARQLLADIQTMVDRLAAGCVTPTEAYQVLTEAYAKLMRCRRLLDGAPPESMEPVGVGERYGPGKAPPPPSSALDVKWEQLGRAFLLAAGFQPAAWADVETVTEGDTLNIVFTPWQMDAPRFEMGNFIMSLHVDTTWLEEKRFPEGYLASVRLKITPHPDWPVRPGRSVLDIFGYGRIFGRPCQFGVPLRYRYADPVRGEVQREVELVPPLSVSLSDTLLVVPKTDEREDEQEAAPQRIVATVTNHAQTERSGSVKLDVPRGWRVTPSEVAFTLPPKGKQPFVFEVVVPPATPARRYTISATATSNGQRYDRTMQVIAYPHIPTRRLYPPARLTVLVSDIRVAPVKVGYVMGSGDLVPQAIRRMGLPVTLLDEDTLATGDLQAFDVIVVGIRASQTRPDFAAEHARLLEYVRQGGTLIVQYQRPDYVVRGLPPFPATMARRTTDETAPVTVLQPDHPVFNVPNRITAQDWEGWVQERSLYDWATYDDRYTALLESHDAGEAPNTGGLVITRLGRGHYIYTGYAWFRQLPAGVAGAYRIFANMLSLPASRTAELPHQRQRPARGRSPGSPS; this is translated from the coding sequence ATGCGTCTCCCTTTGACGGTGATATGGCTTCTCTGGTTGGTGGCAGGCGGGGTGTGTCCTCTGTTTCCGGCGGCACACGCCCAGGTGCGCGGCTATGATGCGCCAGGTCTGGTTGGGCTTCAGCTTCAGCTCCGGCGGCTTCCGACAACCGCCAGCGTCCTGCACATCGGTGCCCATCCCGATGACGAGGATTCGGCGCTTATTGCCCGTCTGGCGCGGGGGGATGGCGCGCGGGTGGGCTACCTTTCGCTGACCCGTGGCGAAGGCGGGCAGAACATCCTGGGACCGGAGCAGGGCGAGGCGCTCGGTGTGATACGTACCGAAGAACTGCTCCAGGCGCGCGCCCTCGATGGCGGCGAACAGTTTTTTACCCGCGCCTTTGACTTCGGCTTCAGCAAGACCCGCGAGGAAACCGAGGCGAAGTGGAATGCCATGCACGGCCCCGATGCCATTTTGCAGGACGTGGTCAAAGTCATCCGCCGGTTCAAGCCGCTGGTCATTGTCTCGCGCTGGGGCGGGACGCCCCGTGACGGCCACGGCCATCACCAGTACTGCGGCTATCTCACGCGGCTGGCCTTTGCCAAAGCCGGTGATCCCGACTGGCATCCCGAACTCGGCCCGGCCTGGCAGGTGCAAAAACTCTATGTCAGTGCCGACGTTGCGCCGCCGGACAATCCCCATCCGCCGCTCAAAATTCCCACCGGTATCTATGACCCGGTACTCGGACGAACCTACTTTCAGGTGGCCATGCATGGGCGCAGCCAGCACAAGTCACAGGAAATGGGGGCGCTGGAGCCGGAAGGCGAGCAGTTTTCCCAGGTGAAGCTCGTCGAAAGCCGCGTGCCAACGGACCCAGCCAACGAAAAGAGCCTGTTTGATGGTCTGGACACCAGCCTGTGCAGCCTGGTGGAGGCGTCGGCCCCGGAGGAAGCCCGGCAGTTGCTCGCTGACATCCAGACGATGGTGGATCGTCTGGCGGCAGGCTGTGTCACGCCGACGGAAGCCTATCAGGTTCTGACCGAAGCCTACGCAAAGCTGATGCGGTGTCGGCGGTTGCTTGACGGCGCGCCACCGGAAAGTATGGAGCCGGTCGGCGTTGGCGAAAGATATGGGCCGGGTAAAGCGCCCCCGCCGCCGTCATCGGCGCTTGATGTCAAGTGGGAGCAGTTGGGGCGGGCCTTTCTACTGGCCGCCGGGTTTCAACCGGCGGCCTGGGCTGATGTTGAAACTGTGACCGAAGGCGACACACTCAATATCGTGTTCACCCCCTGGCAGATGGACGCGCCCCGTTTCGAGATGGGCAACTTCATCATGTCTCTCCACGTGGATACGACGTGGCTGGAGGAGAAACGTTTTCCAGAGGGCTACCTGGCGTCAGTCCGCTTGAAGATAACGCCCCACCCTGACTGGCCGGTACGCCCGGGCCGGTCGGTGTTGGACATTTTCGGGTATGGGCGCATCTTTGGGCGGCCCTGTCAGTTTGGTGTCCCGCTCAGGTATCGCTACGCTGATCCGGTGCGCGGTGAAGTGCAACGGGAGGTGGAACTTGTACCGCCGCTTTCGGTCAGCCTGAGCGATACCCTGCTGGTTGTTCCGAAGACTGACGAACGGGAGGACGAACAAGAAGCAGCGCCGCAGCGTATCGTGGCAACCGTCACCAACCATGCCCAGACGGAACGCAGCGGCAGCGTCAAACTCGATGTTCCCCGTGGCTGGCGCGTCACACCTTCCGAAGTTGCCTTCACGCTGCCGCCAAAGGGAAAGCAACCGTTCGTCTTCGAGGTGGTTGTTCCACCGGCGACACCAGCCCGGCGTTACACCATCTCGGCCACCGCGACGAGCAACGGTCAGCGGTATGACCGCACTATGCAGGTCATTGCCTATCCGCACATTCCAACCCGCCGTCTCTATCCGCCTGCCCGGTTGACCGTTCTGGTCAGTGACATCCGGGTTGCCCCAGTCAAGGTGGGGTACGTCATGGGCAGCGGGGACCTGGTGCCGCAGGCCATCCGGCGGATGGGATTGCCGGTGACGCTTCTGGATGAGGACACGCTGGCCACCGGCGATTTGCAGGCTTTTGATGTCATCGTGGTGGGGATTCGCGCTTCACAAACCCGCCCGGACTTTGCTGCCGAGCACGCCCGTTTGCTGGAGTACGTCCGGCAGGGCGGGACGCTCATCGTGCAGTACCAGCGCCCAGACTACGTTGTGCGGGGGCTTCCACCCTTTCCGGCAACCATGGCGCGGCGCACCACGGATGAAACCGCCCCGGTCACGGTGTTGCAGCCGGACCACCCGGTATTCAACGTGCCGAACCGGATCACGGCGCAGGATTGGGAGGGTTGGGTGCAGGAGCGGTCGCTGTACGACTGGGCCACCTACGATGACCGCTACACAGCGCTGCTGGAAAGCCACGATGCCGGAGAAGCGCCCAACACCGGTGGGCTGGTCATTACGCGGCTGGGGCGGGGACACTACATCTACACCGGCTATGCCTGGTTCCGGCAGTTACCGGCCGGAGTGGCAGGGGCCTATCGCATCTTTGCCAACATGTTGAGTTTGCCCGCCAGCCGCACGGCAGAGCTTCCCCATCAGCGCCAGCGTCCGGCCAGAGGCAGGTCGCCGGGAAGTCCGAGCTGA
- the lpxB gene encoding lipid-A-disaccharide synthase translates to MTHSILVVAGEASGDAHAAELVHEIRLLAEQNGVAAPRFHGMGGERLAASGVAPLIRMEAVSVIGIVEVVRHLPTIWRTFRELVAVLDRNRPDAAILVDFPDFNLRLARQLKRRQIPVIWYISPQVWAWRSGRVSQLKQLVTDMLVLFPFEVAFYARHGMNVTFVGHPLLDRVPRFSPDEKRSLRERFGLGNDSCVIALLPGSRRSELRHYLTPMLDAAEKLARHDASLRFVIPRAPSLADADFTPWLRKVGLPVRLIPDAFYETLAVADAAVVASGTATLETALVGIPMVIVGKVAPLTAMYLRRFAPLPYVGLVNYVVGEAAVPELLQEQVTGENIARRLHDLLHQTAERERLQAVYAAIRARLGETGASARAAQAVWQRLTALPRRAALPFQTQPQPDAHAP, encoded by the coding sequence ATGACGCACAGCATTCTGGTTGTTGCTGGAGAAGCTTCCGGCGATGCTCACGCGGCGGAACTTGTTCACGAGATACGCCTTCTGGCGGAGCAGAACGGTGTGGCCGCGCCACGGTTTCATGGGATGGGGGGCGAACGTCTGGCGGCGTCCGGCGTTGCGCCGCTCATCCGCATGGAAGCCGTCAGCGTCATTGGTATTGTCGAAGTGGTACGTCATCTGCCGACCATCTGGCGCACCTTCCGGGAACTCGTCGCCGTTCTCGACCGTAACCGTCCCGACGCGGCCATTCTGGTTGACTTTCCCGATTTCAACCTGCGTCTGGCGCGTCAACTCAAGCGACGGCAGATTCCTGTCATCTGGTACATCAGCCCGCAGGTCTGGGCCTGGCGCAGCGGACGGGTCTCACAGCTCAAACAGCTCGTGACGGACATGCTCGTACTGTTTCCATTCGAGGTTGCCTTCTATGCCCGCCATGGCATGAATGTGACCTTTGTTGGACATCCGCTGCTCGACCGTGTGCCGCGTTTCTCACCGGACGAAAAACGGTCTCTCCGGGAACGTTTCGGACTTGGAAACGATAGCTGCGTCATTGCCCTGCTGCCGGGCAGTCGCCGGTCGGAACTGCGCCACTATCTGACCCCAATGCTCGACGCGGCCGAAAAGCTGGCGCGTCATGACGCATCGCTGCGCTTTGTGATTCCACGTGCGCCGTCGCTTGCGGATGCTGATTTTACGCCCTGGCTGCGGAAAGTCGGGCTTCCGGTCCGGCTCATCCCGGATGCCTTCTATGAAACACTCGCCGTGGCGGATGCGGCCGTTGTCGCTTCGGGCACCGCCACGCTGGAGACGGCACTGGTTGGCATTCCGATGGTCATCGTCGGCAAGGTCGCGCCCTTGACGGCAATGTATCTGCGACGCTTTGCCCCGCTGCCTTACGTCGGACTTGTCAACTATGTGGTGGGCGAAGCTGCTGTGCCGGAGTTGCTTCAGGAACAGGTTACTGGCGAAAACATTGCCCGGCGGCTGCACGACCTGCTGCACCAGACGGCGGAACGGGAACGTTTGCAGGCCGTCTATGCCGCCATTCGGGCGCGACTGGGCGAAACTGGCGCTTCGGCGCGTGCGGCGCAGGCCGTATGGCAGCGTCTGACGGCGCTCCCGCGTCGGGCGGCGCTGCCATTTCAGACCCAGCCGCAACCCGATGCCCACGCCCCCTGA
- the recO gene encoding DNA repair protein RecO, with the protein MSAATTLHTSDAFVLRTYPYGEAHKVVVLFTRSGGLVRAVAYGAQSKRQKYGAALELFSEVSVVYRERQGQELVSLVACDVKRLHFAATSDPVLMAMLAYWAELTSELFPAHQANDPAYRLLAAACDLADRHAQTPRPETPDALMVYVETWLLRLAGFLPDWKHCARCGVDLLSTPAARLSADGTPGCTTCLAYGRDISLPARRAYAAIQRQSPGDFWHHAPAADTLAELAALNGQLVCLALERPPKSRAVWQQLRDGMASVT; encoded by the coding sequence ATGTCGGCGGCAACGACGTTACACACCAGCGACGCTTTCGTACTCCGTACCTATCCGTATGGCGAAGCGCACAAGGTTGTCGTGCTGTTTACCCGCAGCGGCGGACTGGTGCGCGCTGTGGCCTACGGGGCCCAGAGCAAACGCCAGAAGTACGGCGCGGCGCTGGAGCTGTTCTCCGAGGTGAGCGTGGTGTACCGCGAACGCCAGGGGCAGGAACTCGTGTCGCTTGTGGCCTGCGATGTCAAGCGCCTGCACTTCGCGGCAACGTCCGATCCGGTTCTGATGGCCATGCTGGCCTACTGGGCCGAACTCACCAGTGAGCTGTTTCCGGCACATCAGGCCAACGACCCTGCATATCGCCTGCTCGCCGCAGCGTGCGATCTGGCCGACCGCCACGCGCAGACGCCACGGCCGGAAACGCCTGATGCCCTGATGGTCTATGTTGAAACCTGGCTCCTGCGGCTGGCCGGTTTTCTGCCGGACTGGAAACACTGCGCCCGGTGTGGTGTAGATTTGCTGTCCACGCCGGCCGCGCGCCTTTCCGCTGACGGCACGCCGGGCTGCACGACCTGTCTCGCGTATGGCCGGGACATCAGCCTGCCGGCGCGCCGGGCTTATGCCGCAATACAGCGTCAGTCGCCGGGTGATTTCTGGCATCATGCGCCAGCCGCCGATACACTGGCCGAACTGGCCGCGCTCAACGGACAACTGGTATGTCTGGCGTTGGAGCGCCCTCCAAAGAGCCGGGCCGTCTGGCAGCAGCTTCGGGACGGGATGGCGTCTGTCACCTGA
- the xth gene encoding exodeoxyribonuclease III, with amino-acid sequence MPKTLTVATWNVNSIRVRLPHVLDWLERHEPDILCLQETKVPDADFPFEAFEQLGYVASVYGQKGYNGVAILSFEPQQQVRYGLPDDAPDDQRRFLLATICGVTVASVYVPNGEAVTSPKFAYKLSFLERLTHFLTSHLTPEIPFLLCGDYNIAPADIDLYDPESNRETVMFHSREHAFLARWRQWGLRDSVREQHPDEPGLYSWWDYRTGGFARNRGWRIDHIWATPVLADACLSASIDRAERGRERPSDHAPVVATFRLPSKTSG; translated from the coding sequence ATGCCCAAAACACTGACCGTTGCCACGTGGAACGTCAACTCCATTCGCGTCCGCCTGCCCCACGTGCTGGACTGGCTCGAACGCCACGAACCGGACATACTGTGTCTGCAGGAAACCAAAGTCCCTGACGCTGATTTTCCATTTGAGGCTTTTGAGCAACTTGGCTACGTAGCCAGCGTGTACGGACAGAAAGGTTACAACGGCGTGGCTATTCTCTCCTTTGAGCCACAGCAGCAGGTTCGCTATGGCTTACCCGACGATGCGCCCGATGACCAGCGGCGGTTTCTGCTCGCCACGATCTGCGGTGTCACTGTGGCCTCGGTGTACGTACCCAACGGCGAAGCGGTCACCTCGCCGAAGTTTGCCTACAAGCTGTCCTTTCTGGAGCGGCTCACGCACTTTCTGACAAGCCATCTGACGCCGGAGATACCGTTTCTGCTCTGTGGTGATTACAACATCGCGCCGGCCGACATTGATCTCTACGACCCGGAAAGCAACCGCGAGACAGTGATGTTCCATTCGCGGGAGCATGCCTTTCTGGCGCGCTGGCGGCAGTGGGGACTGCGCGACAGCGTCCGCGAGCAGCATCCCGACGAGCCGGGGCTGTATAGCTGGTGGGACTACCGTACGGGTGGGTTTGCGCGCAACCGGGGCTGGCGCATTGACCACATCTGGGCAACGCCGGTTCTGGCGGATGCCTGTCTGTCAGCCAGCATTGACCGCGCCGAGCGCGGCCGGGAACGTCCCTCTGACCACGCACCGGTCGTGGCCACCTTTCGCCTTCCGTCAAAAACCAGCGGCTGA
- a CDS encoding S9 family peptidase: MRYLAHKFFTSQLIAVVVTASLTVMAQTTRPTPPIAKKEPRVFELHGDRRVDDYFWLRDDKRQNPEVIAYLEAENAYTESAMAPHKAFEDKLYREMLARIKETDLSVPYLYRNFFYYYRTEQGKQYPIYCRKKGSLDAPEEILIDLNQLAEGKSFMALGAFAVSDDGRRLAYTTDDTGYRQYKLHIKDLTTGEHLPDTAERVTSVEWAADNQTLFLVIEDPVTKRSNKLFRHTLGGKTEEILEETDELYNLGLDRTRDRKYLTLLSISSTTSEVRYLPSDQPQGTFQVLFPRTEGIRYFAEHRNGEWFILTQDGGKNFRIVRAPVSDPSKSNWREFVPHNPKVKIESIDLFARHAVVTTREDGLQKFTVFDLEQGKSHLIAFPEPAYAVGGATNAEFETTKFRYAYESPITPRSVYEYDLATRQQTLLKQNEVVGGYDKTQYVTKRLFATASDGTKIPLTVTYRKGLRRTGKNPTLLYGYGSYGISIPDGFSSNRLSLLNRGMIFAVAHIRGGGEMGEEWHEQGKMMQKKNTFTDFIACAEFLIREKYTSPAHLAIQGGSAGGLLMGAVVNMRPDLFRVVISQVPFVDVMNTMLDPTLPLTTGEYIEWGNPNEKAAYDYMRSYSPYDNLRPGNYPAMLVITALNDSQVAYWEPAKYVAKLRTLKKDNNLLLLKTNMGAGHGGASGRYDALRETAFYYTFLLTQLGIEK; the protein is encoded by the coding sequence GTGCGTTACCTTGCCCACAAGTTCTTCACCTCTCAGCTTATTGCCGTGGTGGTCACGGCCTCACTCACAGTTATGGCACAAACAACCCGTCCGACACCACCCATTGCCAAAAAAGAACCGCGCGTTTTCGAGTTGCATGGCGACCGGCGCGTGGATGACTACTTCTGGCTGCGCGACGACAAACGTCAGAACCCGGAAGTGATTGCTTACCTCGAAGCCGAAAATGCCTACACGGAAAGCGCCATGGCGCCACACAAGGCATTTGAGGACAAGCTGTACCGGGAAATGCTGGCGCGTATCAAAGAAACCGATCTCAGCGTTCCCTATTTATACCGCAACTTTTTCTACTACTACCGCACCGAACAGGGCAAACAGTATCCCATTTATTGCCGCAAAAAAGGCTCACTCGATGCCCCGGAAGAAATACTGATTGATCTCAATCAGCTTGCCGAAGGTAAATCCTTCATGGCGTTGGGGGCATTTGCCGTCAGCGACGACGGCCGACGGCTGGCCTACACCACAGACGACACAGGTTATCGCCAGTACAAGCTCCACATCAAGGATTTGACCACCGGCGAGCACCTGCCGGACACTGCCGAGCGGGTCACGAGCGTTGAGTGGGCTGCTGACAACCAAACCCTGTTTCTGGTCATTGAAGACCCGGTGACCAAGCGTTCCAACAAGCTTTTCCGGCACACACTGGGCGGTAAAACCGAAGAAATCCTTGAAGAAACTGATGAACTGTACAACCTGGGACTTGACCGTACCCGTGACCGGAAATATCTCACGCTGCTTTCCATCAGTTCGACGACAAGCGAAGTCCGTTACCTGCCCAGTGACCAGCCACAGGGAACCTTTCAGGTGCTTTTTCCCCGTACCGAAGGCATACGCTACTTTGCTGAGCACCGCAACGGTGAGTGGTTCATTCTGACGCAGGATGGCGGCAAAAACTTCCGCATCGTACGCGCGCCGGTCAGCGATCCGTCCAAATCCAACTGGCGTGAGTTTGTCCCCCACAATCCCAAGGTCAAAATCGAATCCATTGACCTGTTTGCCCGCCATGCCGTTGTCACCACACGGGAAGACGGTCTTCAGAAATTCACCGTGTTTGATCTGGAGCAGGGCAAATCACACCTAATTGCCTTTCCTGAACCGGCTTACGCCGTTGGTGGCGCAACCAACGCTGAGTTTGAAACGACCAAATTCCGCTATGCCTATGAGTCGCCCATCACACCGCGCTCGGTCTATGAGTATGACCTCGCCACACGCCAGCAAACCCTGCTCAAGCAGAATGAAGTCGTTGGCGGCTACGACAAGACGCAGTACGTCACCAAGCGCCTGTTTGCGACGGCGTCGGACGGAACAAAGATTCCGCTCACCGTCACCTACCGGAAAGGCCTGCGGCGAACCGGCAAAAATCCTACGCTACTGTATGGCTACGGGAGCTATGGCATCTCGATTCCCGATGGCTTTTCCTCCAACCGGCTGTCCCTGCTCAACCGGGGAATGATCTTTGCTGTTGCTCACATTCGCGGCGGCGGCGAAATGGGTGAAGAGTGGCATGAGCAGGGCAAGATGATGCAGAAGAAAAACACCTTCACCGATTTCATTGCCTGCGCTGAGTTTCTCATCCGGGAGAAATACACCTCGCCAGCGCACCTGGCGATTCAGGGCGGCAGCGCCGGAGGACTGCTTATGGGAGCGGTTGTCAACATGCGTCCCGACCTGTTCCGCGTGGTCATTTCACAGGTGCCCTTTGTGGACGTGATGAACACCATGCTTGATCCGACCCTGCCGCTGACGACCGGGGAATACATCGAGTGGGGCAACCCGAACGAAAAGGCGGCTTACGACTACATGCGCTCGTATTCGCCCTACGACAACCTCCGGCCCGGAAACTATCCGGCTATGCTCGTCATCACGGCGCTCAACGACAGTCAGGTGGCCTACTGGGAGCCGGCCAAATACGTCGCCAAGCTGCGGACGCTCAAAAAGGACAACAATCTCCTCCTGCTCAAAACCAACATGGGCGCCGGCCACGGTGGTGCGTCCGGTCGCTACGATGCCTTGCGCGAAACAGCGTTTTACTACACGTTTCTGCTCACGCAGCTTGGCATTGAGAAATAA
- a CDS encoding NADP-dependent oxidoreductase, with translation MAEYINRQWRLAARPVGNFKDSDFTWHEEPVPDLADGQVLVRNIYLSLDPTNRIWAAQDSYLPAVPLGDVMRGVAVGVVEASRHAGFPVGTFVQGLLGWQLYYVGNGQGLTPIAKIPGHSLLLYHGVLGAIGLTAYFGLLDIGRPREGETLVVSAAAGAVGSMVGQIGNIKGCHVVGIAGGPEKCRWIVEDLGFDAAIDYKHEDVAAALTRYCPKGIDVYFDNVGGAILDAALARMNNFGRVVACGAISQYTSEKPPAGPANFLLVISKRLRIEGFIVLDYLPRAQEAIPQLLEWIAQGRLKYRLDVVDGLEQAPRAVQKLFDGSNIGKLVVKVSDEP, from the coding sequence ATGGCCGAATACATCAACCGCCAGTGGCGACTGGCTGCCCGTCCGGTGGGCAACTTCAAGGATAGCGATTTCACCTGGCATGAAGAACCCGTTCCTGACCTTGCGGATGGGCAGGTTCTTGTCCGCAACATCTATCTCTCGCTCGACCCGACGAACCGCATCTGGGCGGCGCAGGATTCCTATCTTCCGGCTGTGCCGCTGGGAGATGTCATGCGCGGCGTGGCCGTCGGCGTGGTTGAAGCCTCACGGCACGCGGGCTTTCCGGTGGGCACCTTTGTTCAGGGACTGCTTGGCTGGCAGCTCTACTACGTCGGCAACGGACAGGGTTTGACGCCGATTGCCAAAATCCCCGGCCACTCCCTGCTGCTCTATCACGGCGTTCTGGGTGCCATTGGACTGACGGCCTACTTCGGACTGCTCGACATCGGCCGCCCCAGAGAGGGCGAAACCCTTGTGGTGTCGGCGGCGGCCGGAGCTGTCGGCTCGATGGTCGGCCAGATTGGAAACATCAAAGGCTGCCACGTCGTGGGGATTGCCGGCGGGCCGGAAAAATGCCGCTGGATTGTCGAAGACCTGGGTTTTGACGCAGCCATTGACTACAAGCATGAAGATGTCGCAGCGGCGCTGACGCGGTACTGTCCCAAGGGTATTGACGTGTACTTTGACAACGTAGGCGGTGCAATTCTGGACGCGGCGCTGGCCCGGATGAACAACTTTGGGCGCGTCGTCGCCTGCGGCGCGATTTCGCAGTACACCAGTGAGAAACCACCTGCCGGGCCAGCGAACTTCCTGCTTGTCATCAGCAAGCGGCTGCGGATTGAAGGCTTCATCGTGCTCGATTACCTGCCGCGCGCACAGGAAGCCATCCCGCAGCTTCTCGAATGGATTGCCCAGGGACGCCTCAAGTACCGGCTCGATGTTGTTGACGGTCTCGAACAGGCACCCAGGGCCGTGCAGAAACTCTTTGACGGCTCCAACATCGGCAAACTCGTCGTCAAGGTCTCGGATGAACCATGA
- a CDS encoding PspA/IM30 family protein, whose protein sequence is MWERLKRLFRSIFGGIIDAAEDPELILQQVIRDMRDQVPKLNESVAQVMSNEKLLEREVATLEREITELDSKIKAAIKMGRDDIATTYIASMQEKQNSLARAKEQLAVAKKASQQAIRFRDDYLLKMKRKQDEAMQLISESKRARMQEQLAATMASFQVGDAAGSFDEMREKINRRAAAAEAKMELSTLGVDSQMAQLEREVYNVQAQDALIAYKRQMGLIPDEPTALSESFGTERTLGPAQKKALE, encoded by the coding sequence ATGTGGGAAAGGTTGAAGCGCCTGTTCCGTTCGATTTTTGGGGGGATAATTGACGCTGCTGAAGACCCCGAACTCATTCTCCAGCAGGTCATCCGTGACATGCGCGACCAGGTTCCGAAGCTGAACGAAAGTGTCGCGCAGGTGATGTCCAATGAAAAGCTGCTCGAACGGGAGGTCGCCACGCTGGAGCGCGAAATCACCGAACTCGACAGCAAGATTAAGGCTGCGATCAAGATGGGGCGCGACGACATTGCCACCACTTACATTGCCTCCATGCAGGAAAAGCAAAACTCGCTGGCCCGCGCCAAGGAGCAGCTCGCGGTGGCCAAGAAAGCTTCGCAGCAGGCCATCCGCTTCCGCGATGACTACCTGCTCAAGATGAAGCGCAAGCAGGATGAGGCGATGCAACTCATCAGCGAGAGCAAGCGCGCACGGATGCAGGAGCAGCTTGCTGCCACGATGGCGTCCTTCCAGGTGGGGGACGCGGCTGGTTCGTTTGATGAAATGCGCGAGAAAATCAACCGCCGCGCCGCTGCTGCCGAAGCCAAGATGGAGTTGTCCACATTGGGCGTGGACAGCCAGATGGCGCAGCTCGAACGCGAAGTCTATAACGTTCAGGCCCAGGATGCCCTCATCGCCTACAAGCGGCAGATGGGCCTCATCCCGGATGAACCCACGGCGCTGTCGGAATCCTTTGGTACGGAACGGACACTCGGCCCGGCCCAAAAGAAAGCCCTTGAGTAA
- a CDS encoding PhoH family protein: MKKLTLPDEGLEVLFGPYDENIRYLESLLNVRIGARGSEVTIEGEVSDIAVVESILTDFAELVIEGAAPSSQELRQAFKQIADDRTSSLKSFFSKTYRFNPTGRKMVSARTPTQRRYLEALQAHELVFGIGPAGTGKTFLAVAMGLHYLWQKKVSRIILTRPAVEAGEKLGFLPGDLQDKVDPYLRPLYDALFDLADADKVTRMLEKRIIEVAPLAFMRGRTLSEAFIILDEAQNTTSEQMKMFLTRIGFGSRVVVTGDATQIDLPPGKLSGLVEAMTVLRDIREIAIVEFTNRDVVRHRLVQLIVQAYDRARQSA, translated from the coding sequence TTGAAGAAACTGACGCTTCCTGACGAGGGTCTCGAAGTTCTGTTCGGGCCCTATGACGAAAACATCCGGTATCTTGAATCGCTGCTGAACGTCCGCATTGGGGCGCGCGGGAGCGAAGTGACCATTGAAGGTGAGGTTTCCGACATAGCCGTGGTCGAGTCCATTCTGACCGACTTTGCCGAACTGGTCATTGAAGGTGCTGCCCCGTCAAGCCAGGAACTGCGTCAGGCTTTCAAGCAGATTGCCGACGACCGGACTTCCTCCCTCAAGAGCTTCTTTTCCAAGACCTATCGTTTCAACCCGACCGGGCGAAAAATGGTTTCGGCGCGGACGCCGACGCAGCGCCGCTACCTGGAGGCCCTGCAAGCCCACGAACTCGTGTTTGGCATCGGCCCGGCCGGGACGGGAAAAACCTTTCTCGCCGTCGCCATGGGGCTGCATTACCTGTGGCAGAAGAAGGTTTCACGGATCATCCTGACGCGCCCCGCGGTCGAAGCCGGCGAAAAGCTGGGCTTCCTGCCGGGTGATTTACAGGACAAGGTTGACCCCTACCTGCGCCCGCTCTACGACGCGCTCTTTGATCTGGCCGATGCCGATAAAGTCACCCGCATGCTGGAAAAGCGTATCATCGAAGTTGCGCCGCTGGCCTTTATGCGTGGGCGAACCTTGTCTGAAGCCTTCATCATTCTCGACGAGGCGCAAAACACGACCTCCGAGCAGATGAAGATGTTTTTGACGCGCATCGGTTTTGGCTCGCGGGTGGTGGTGACGGGCGATGCCACGCAGATTGACCTGCCGCCCGGCAAGTTGTCGGGCCTTGTCGAAGCAATGACCGTGTTGCGCGACATCCGCGAGATTGCCATTGTCGAGTTCACGAACCGGGATGTCGTGCGGCACCGGCTGGTGCAGCTCATTGTGCAGGCTTACGACCGCGCCCGCCAGAGCGCCTGA